The region cagtttacatgaacgcaatgttatataaagatttttttagttaatgtatttgaaaggctacaaaaagtaactcgAATTAGACAAGGCATGAttatgtggtcaacacatgctacttgctaatttcttgccacacatacaacatgcatatttaaccgtcACATTGGtgattaaattaatctgttaccacacaattaaaatctctattttcttccagaatagggtTTTTGTTGGttaattttcactcgcacacactgaaaaatacttgcatatgcgaccatttttGTCGCAGTCTCGAGTCCTGATTTACCAGGAAATTTAGTTCTTTAGTTGTTGAATTGAGGGTGAAAGTATAGTTGCACGATACCACACGGTGCCAAATTGTAACAGGTCCTACTATACTATAAATTTTACACGACGGTACTGCCGTGGATTAAGATACTACCAGTGCCAGTTTCCGCTACATAGCAgctgcctctactctcctcccggcttctcactgcacagtctaaGTTCACTGCACTCTATTCACTTGAAAACATACcataccaacatggcaaccgaactccacagctgctgaatgattggctgtttgcctgttactggtgatGTCCGGAGATATGATAGGCTGTGACCGCATGCTGGGTCCGCCTGTCtgtagctgattggctgtttgtgtgtttctacacCGGCATGAAGGAACTGAAGACAGCTCTGCTTTGATAGAAACTCGCTTCTAAACAAACAAGCGCCTGGATGCGTGCacggcttacagtcacaaaTACGAGACAACACATGGCGAGTCTGCTGCGGCGTCGtcgtcagtggcatcactaattttgcttAAAAACCAAACTTCAAAAGTCCAATTTGGAagtattttggctttaaacgaggcagagacGGTAAAACAATAGGCGatccactgtgcaggcgctgtcaccagctataggagccaaaggaggaaacacttttttgtttttttcccgcACGGACTCAGagcgttctttttttttttaattttttttatttacagagatatttacaatgtacaaacaatatttacaaattatatacatacaaaggagggattatatccaatctcataaaacaccagtgacgtcaccCAGAAAATGCATACTAATATAGATTCCTCAAtaaatcagttcctgtttattgtattttatcctctgtggtttattatgttggagaagaagcattatcgtcaaatagtttttgttttttttaagacagtAAATTTGTTATCGTAAggtgattatttatattagttaaacaaattgatgtgcaaaggaaactggttatttttgtcatttctacCATGTGATTTcctaacttcatttattaattttttattgcttatatgcttttgttcatgtactcttatcatgcaccaaacaccactaagtaattaataagtatttctaacttggacaaatacattgcagatcataaaaataataatgatttaaaaaaaaaaaaaaaaaaaaaaaaaaaaaaaaggcttcagtatcgcGATATTACCCGGATCCTTGATtctttgtctggtatagtatcgttgttactcattttggtattgTGACAACTCTAGGTGAAAATACACTAAGAACTACAACCCCAATGAAGCATTGCCCTAACAATGGATGGGTCATTGTATAGGACTATATGCAGCAATATTAGTGAACTCCTTCACATGTGCTGGTAGATACATGGGGCCCTATATTTCCACATTAAAGGAATGGcggacggaatcgaccaatgaaaatggaaTCCACTGTTTGAACGTGGAAATTGAAAGAATGGGGATGAAATTGCGTCATTGTGAGGCAAAGGACGTTTGTTATGAGGAAATTTTTCTGGGGACCGCTCATTCGACACACTGCCCACCCCCCTCCTGTTCTGGCCGTTTCAACATGTTGAAGCGTCTACCCTGAACACAATCTAAACTGCCAAAGAACTACGCAACTCATCACTCCCTCCAAAATACAAAGCAGACCAGTTCCTGCTTAACTTTACTGTGTCTGTGAGGCTCTGCCCTTTTCTCGTGAAGTGCTTGGTCACTCCCTGATAATGTGAGCaccttcacctgctcagagtgtttgaACCACATCTCATCAGTGCTATAGAAGATCCTTGGGAAAAGTTGTCATTTGTTGTAGACAAGATCATTGATGCCAGGGATTGGAAGGCTGAAATATCATAGGTTAATCATAACTTGATAATTTCTGATACTGTAAACTATTATGGCCcttagtggtgaaataacagatgcatccttgtgtccatttgtttttgtctaatcattacagtctggaattatgtcatcaggatcatttaaattaggttaatttaagttaagttgatcaaaacttaatcaataaacctgcttaGATtgagtaaaccattgatccctgaggggaattAATGCTGTTCTCCTACATTTGATATACTTATGACATATGATtctgattaattaaaaaatagtccatgtcactacaacttaattGTCTTACgcattgttttaaattacatttttatttttgacatacatttttaaattttttattgtcatttaaattctaatttcatttaaattaaatgttttttagacACATAACGTATTACTTTCTTATATTGTTTTTTGAGATGATGGCTTTGTATTGGCCAACTATTTGTTTAACAGTTTGTGTAATAACATAATTTAGTGTCAAAGATAGACTGCAAGGTGCGGTGTGTCagtattacattttcatttgctACTCTTTTATCCAAGGTTAGGGTTGAGTGACTTGCTCAAgtcatcccacagtgatggcccagatTGAATTTGAACTGATGACCCTCAGCTCACCATGGTGACCTACAAGCTCACTACCTTAAACATTAGATTTTCCTCCTCCATTTACCGACGTTAGTGTAATTATTTTTACTCTCGTCCAAGCTGTATCACTGTGATTGTGATTATAGAAGCAGTTTCGTTGGTTTACTACAGTGTGGACAGTTTTACTTAAACACATTTCCCTGCTGCTCCTATTGTCTGAATATATGGATTTCTCATGCAGTTTGTCGGATAAACAATAGGCGAATGATTTTAACATGGGTGCTAAACAGGAGTCATCATGTCAAAAAAGTGCCCACTCTgtttacaaaaatgaacaaatgtttACTAAATTCCTAGTCTACAAATTGCACCTGTGTCAACTCAGTTTTTGTTCATAAACTGTGTATCTAAAAATACTCaattatattttacaatttGCATTGATTGTAATAGATACAAATTTAATAGACTATTGGAAAATCAACGTAATATTGGGAATCTGGTATCTTGTTGGATAATTAATATTTGAGCCCTTGCAATGACAGCACGAGAGAAATAAATCTCTCCTCACATGGATGCATATTATAGTCTTAATGCAGTTTTGTCAATCTGACATGAACAGTTTTCTTAAGGTTTTCGTCTAGAATAGAATTAAAATTGTGAACAGTTTTAGATGTACCAATTTCCACCGAATATGGAAAATTTGCCATTGTCATTAAACTTATGTTGGGCTGTCACTTTATTGGCCACAGTCGCTTGACTGTAAATGAGAGTGTAGGTGTAGTTGTCTGTGTATTACCATCATCATAGGATCAGTGTTCTGTCCTCCACCCAGAGTAAGCCCTGTGACCCTGAATATATGATGTGGAACATATTGATGGCTCCTCAACTAAAGTGTCTGTGACATGATGAGATTAACTACCTCATCATTtcctgatttatttttcttcccttAAAAAAAGTTGGTTTTTCTCAGACTTTCCAAATATATAAAATCAGTCAATTGGTCATTTAAACTTCTCTTTAGGGTTCAATTAGTGGAACACAATGCTTTCTCACTACTTGCTACTCACTGTATAAGTATGTTGGTGTTTAGTCTTGAGAGCTTGCCTGGCTGCTGAAGCCATTCTGAGAAGCTTTGGCAAGTAGTGAGTATGGGGGGGGACAAGCAAGCATTCTCAATATGACACCCTTCTGATTCTCTTTCTGTCTGTCTTTACCTCGAGGCTGGTGCTGTGGTGCCTCCAGATGAAGTAAACCCTCTTAAAAATGCATAATGTTCAGAGGAAGGAGAGTCCATTTGGCATATTTGTGTTTCATCATTCATCCCATATTCAGGCTAGCTGCAGACCCTAAACCTGAAATGAATCCTACTAATTTGATTTAGAGCCTTCAAAGTGGGAGACATGATCTTGGTACAGTACAGAAAATGTAAGTGCTGATTAAATTAGACCAAAGTATGAGGCCAGCCTGTTGATGCATTTCAGTAGTAGTCTAAAGGTGGTACTGTACTGTTCGGCTGGTGCACAATTCCATAACTGTCTGAATATCGCAAAGCAACACGTTTAACACGGTTTTAACTAGTGATCAACCGATTCATCGGCCGGCCAATGTAATCACccgatttttgcgtgttttacgtgtatcggcatcggccgatgcacGCTGATGCGTTCGCCGATCCACTTTATAAACAGAGCGGCTGCTACAGGCTGCTCCGTGTGCTGTAGACAaagtgcagagcccctccccccactagcagagtGTGGAGCAAGCTCTTCAATCCCAAACAGATTTTAAACTCTCAAAgcattttttaactgtttaactcaGCATTTGTTGTTTCGTGGGTCCACGTGTTGTGTGGCAGCTGTAGGTAATGCGCTGCTGGCCAGAGGTTTGGCGTGTGTGCttcttttcttctctctctgcttctcactcagcGTTGCTGACTATGAGAAGCAGTTTattacttgtttgaatatttattccagTTCATGTTGATGcaacagaaacttgaacagtttgttaaCCTGATGTCGGATGCGCATTAAGCAATTGCATCCGACAacacgttattttcctctgttaattttgcttctggggttgtgttggagtggactattattcatggtttttttttgtgtttaatactataatgatatatttatactcaataatcctgttaataaaatatatcttcagtcaggccaacttatttgtcaaagctattttcatgagatgtctcactattttttttacttgttcttcttctacatcccctgtttttgttatttatacCTCACCTTCGTTAATTTCagtaaatgttcctttttttaattgagacttgtaccatttgttattgtccttgtgtaatttttgtgatgtaaattgagggagcaaaattagtatcggctccaaatatcggctcaagacaATCGGCAGTcagtatcggtcatcggcttaggctgatggggaaaaaaacgGTATCGGCATCTgccctaaaaaacccatatcggtCCATTCCTAGTTTTAACTGAGCATTGATTATTTGTATAAATAAGCCACTAATGAACAGTGTTACTGATAATCAATTGATCTCTGATTTGTTTCTCCTTTCATATTTAtcattttcttctttcctgtCTCTTGACAGGTTGTATCAACATTGCCACTGAGTTTGCGCATAGTGTCTCTCAGGTTGGCACCAGGACAGGGAGCCAACAATGAGGGCCCTTGCTGTTTGCTGGCCAGCATAAATGCTGATACATCTCAGTGGTCCACATCCTGATGGACCGAGACACATTCTCTCACATCCGGCTGTGGTGCCCACGGCCTTTTGGCACCTACTCCCAGAACAAAGCCAGGACCCCAGGCTTAAGTTCCAATAGTGGAGGCAGCGGCGGGGCAGTGGCGCCTTCTCTTTGTAAGGCCCAACCATCTCCATGTGCTAGAAGAGCAGCAGAGGGAAGTAAAAATGGGATGATAGTTGGTGTTCAAGAAGAGAATGGAGAGGTGGCTGATGTGGAATTGGAGAACACTCCACCTGAACCTGATCTCAACTCAAGTTCCCCTACACCGAGCCAGGCCCCTCAACCACCATCAGCTCCGCTCTCACCGCCATCGTCTGGGTCCCAGGTTGAAGATGGTCGTGTGCTGTTGGACACCTGGTATGTCATCAAGCCAGGTAACACCAAGGAGAAAATTGCCTTTTTTGTTGCTCATCAGTTCAGCGGAGCAGGTCAGCCAAGACCAAGCGCCATGAAGGTAAGCAACATAAATAGTCATCATGGTTTTAACGATATTTCCATTGGAATGATGAATTAAACATGAACATTTTCCTTCTCTAGGTAAAAGGTAATTGGGCAACTGATTGCAGTAAAGCCAAAAGACGAAGACGATGCTCCTCTTATGAACCACCTACACGTTCTCAAGCCTCAGAGTCCCACCTAAGCCATGACTCCCTTCATGCACCTGCAAGCGTTGAGGAGACGCACTTAGGAGAGGTGAATGAAACAGACCTGCTCTCTGTAGCAGAGATGGTTGCCTTGGTCGAGCAAAGGACTGCAATGGCCCTTCAAGGGATTGTGGCTGTTCAGGGAACCCACCACCACCAGCCCCCCACGACCACTCAGAGTCAAAGCCTTACCCCTCACCAGCACACTGTATTGCGAAGTACAGTGTCAGATCCTACTTCAATTGTGTTTATGCCAGAAAGTTCAAATAATCAGCCTCCAAAGGAGGCCCCAGAGGTATCCCCCATACATATGGACCAGGAGTTGGAGGAGCAGCATGAGTCCTGTAAGGTAGCTCAGGCAATTGCACACTTTGAGTCCCAGAACTTAGAGAATCGGCTCCATCTGAGTTCTCGTTCTGGAATTGACTCCTCAAGCCAAGACAGAGAAAAGGAGCGAACAAGAGCAGGCGAGTCTGACACCATTAACCCTCCTTCAACTCCCAGCCACAGTCATGGTGAGGTTAGAATAGCTTTCAGAGTGTCAAATCTGGACCCACGGTCCCCACTGGAGCCAGCTGGTAGATCCCGGTGTATGTTTATGAGTTGTGGAGGTGGGGGCAGTCAGGCAGCTGCCCGGGCCAAAGAGAAAATCACCTGTGACCTCTATCAGCTCGTTAGTCCCTCATCCAGAGACCCCAGTAGTTTGTTGCTTGCTGCCACCACAGCTACCCCCAAAGCAGATGGAGACTTGCACCACACAGATAGGCAGACATGCGGCAGCCCGGACCCATCGCAGGATTTCTCTCCTGTGGAGACAAAACCTGTAGGTGTTGGGAGGGAGCGAGTGACTGGTTTCCATGTGGAGGTGGTGGTTACTGGGGCTGTGGATCAATGTGTGTTTTATGGAAAGGACAGTACAGAGAATGTGCAGGAAGAGACTGTGTGTTTTGCGTTGCCCAGTGGGGGGGGGGAATGGTGGGAATGTAGGAAGCTCCACCGACCCCTTATCTGATGATCCCCCTCCTGGACAGCTTTTTTTCCTTCAGCCCCCCCGCGGCCCAGAGGAAGATCCAAAGGTAACTGGCACTGCTAGTGGGTCAGGAATATGCTCTCTGGACTGTGCCAACAACAACAGTCCTACGACCGGGGTGGCAGTATCTTCAGGGGAGCGCGCGACTCGGCCCGACTCTCCAAACGTTGGGGATGATTGCTCTGATCCTTCATTTTGTCGTCTCTACCGCCACGTGTCTCATGACTTCTTGGAAATTCGTTTTCAAATCCAGCGGCTCCTTGAACCCCGACAGTACATGCTCCTGCTCCCAGACCATATCATGGTCAACATATTTAGCTACTTGCCTACGCGATCCCTTGCAGCTCTCAAGTGCACCTGTCACAACTTCAAGTCCCTAATTGAAACGTACAGTGTGCGGGCAGTAGATTCACGCTGGAACCAGGATCCTCTCTACAGGGACGACCCCTGTAAGCAGTGCAAGCGACAGTACGAGCGTGGGGACGTGTCTCTGTGCCGCTGGCACCCCAAACCTTACCACCATGACCTGCCTTACGGACGCTCTTACTGGATGTGTTGCCGGCGTACAGACAAGGACACGCCAGGCTGCCGTGTTGGACTCCATGACAACAACTGGGTGCAACAGCCTGCTGATGGTTCCCAGCCAATCCGCACCAAGAGAGAGGATAGGAGGGCGGAGGCCAGGTAGAAAGGAATGAATCCCACACTATCATCTCATTCTATGCTCCTCCTCCTTTGACCCTGTCACCTCTGGGCAGAGAGGAGGTACGGGAGGTATAAGCACTCCAGgacacttttgttttccatttgttCAAGCACTCCTTCCTCATCCTCGCTCTGAGCAGAGGGAGGGTGGGAGGTAAATAGGAAGAGAGGTGTGTCTCTCTCCTTGCCTTGTTTTTTCAAGCCCGTCAGAATATCCTCTCTCCATGTCTTCGCTCCAGAGTGGCTGCTTGTAAAGGTTtgcacaccagggttggggtcctCTCCTGCTGCTGTCATTATGCCCCTTCTTCTGCCTCATAATCATTCTGGTGTCTCTGTAACTCTGTATTCAGTTGTTCAGTAATCCATGTGAAACGTTTGCAGTGTGTTTGATTGAGATTAGCATTCATTAAGTGACACATAGAAATGTAATACCCTAGAGCCTGCTTACTCTTCCAGATACTTGCTCTGTTTGTGTCACACACACCTCCATGTTAGCTGTACAATGGTGCTTCAAGGAATGAGCTGATGTAAAATCCTGTCAGTGGTGGAATGTTGCTGCATTACTCTAGAAATGTGATTGTATAAAGCAAACTTGATTTCTCCTGTCCTGCACCATACGTCTATTTTCTCTGAATGTGCTGTATTGTTCTATGTCCTCCAGTCCCCTGATAATGCTGCTGAAGTCATTGCCTGTGTCACTCATGTAAATTCCTCATGGCCATAGCTTTGGTTCACTTCACACAGTCTCTGTATACTAGTTTGTCTCGGAACAGAGGCAGAAGTCTTGATAATGTTTCAGAGTGGACCCTAACCTTGCTTACAGCCATAAAACAAACGGAGCAGCTGAATACTTTCTGGTTTACAGAAACAGATGGGAGATTAGGGGGATTGAATGGATTCAAAAGAGAAACTTGATGTCACTTTGGAAAAGCCTGATGTCACTTTGTATGGTTTGATTGACCTGCTTGTTTGCCATTCAcattttttgctgtttgttttattggggTGAGTGTGTCCACGAATGTTTAATGatgtatttacttttatttgagGACTGTGTTCTCCTTGTATTAGTCTGGCAAACTCTTCACATTATTatgtattctttttaaaatcctCCATTTGCTTTTTAAACCCTGAGGCTTCGTTATTTTCCTTTACATTCACCATCTTTCAGTTCAGCTGATTTTTAATCCAACCAAAGCCATCAGTTCATGCTTCAAAGCAGGTGAAAGAAAGGTACTGCCATAGTTCTGCAGAAAACTATACACCAGCTTCTAGCCTTAATCCCcccgccccccccaccccccccccccccccccccccccccccccccccccccccccccccccccccccccccccccaccccccccccgcGGAGACTGAGGTGTCAGATACCACACAGATGATCAAGAGTATTGGGAGTTGCACTGAACCCTGTAAGCGGTAAGATATCAGATGTTCTACAGATTTCATCCTGCTTAACTAGATGATCCCAAAACACTTGGGCATGGGAGGATAAGATGAGCTGTGCCTGGTGATGGTTCTGACACCGCgttctttttacaaaaaaaaaaaattaaattcccTCTGCAAGCTGACAGACTGCACACTGAAGAACTGATGTGATGAATGAGGCTGAAATTCTGCATGGAGACAAAAAGATGGTTGGGTAGTTATGGGAGATCTCTGTAGGTTTTTGATCTGTATAATGCTAATGGGAAATATCTGcttaaataaaacagaaatgataattaaaaactgGACATCTGAATCTCTGTCTGGTCTTTTTGGTGTCTTACAAATAGTGTGGATGATTACCAGCAAAGGAGACGACTTAGAATAGTTCCTAAATGTACTATTATATTACCTCCTGAGACAAATGTAATGAAGATTGTTAGTGATCCGTGCGTTAATCAATTTAATCAACAAATGAATCCTAAGGAAGCAATTAGTACATCTCAAATGTAATCAAGGTTGAATTCTAGGCTTTTTTCTTCATGGATGAAGCAGTCATGTCTCCTCTGCTGCA is a window of Gouania willdenowi chromosome 13, fGouWil2.1, whole genome shotgun sequence DNA encoding:
- the fbxo46 gene encoding LOW QUALITY PROTEIN: F-box only protein 46 (The sequence of the model RefSeq protein was modified relative to this genomic sequence to represent the inferred CDS: deleted 1 base in 1 codon), whose product is MDRDTFSHIRLWCPRPFGTYSQNKARTPGLSSNSGGSGGAVAPSLCKAQPSPCARRAAEGSKNGMIVGVQEENGEVADVELENTPPEPDLNSSSPTPSQAPQPPSAPLSPPSSGSQVEDGRVLLDTWYVIKPGNTKEKIAFFVAHQFSGAGQPRPSAMKVKGNWATDCSKAKRRRRCSSYEPPTRSQASESHLSHDSLHAPASVEETHLGEVNETDLLSVAEMVALVEQRTAMALQGIVAVQGTHHHQPPTTTQSQSLTPHQHTVLRSTVSDPTSIVFMPESSNNQPPKEAPEVSPIHMDQELEEQHESCKVAQAIAHFESQNLENRLHLSSRSGIDSSSQDREKERTRAGESDTINPPSTPSHSHGEVRIAFRVSNLDPRSPLEPAGRSRCMFMSCGGGGSQAAARAKEKITCDLYQLVSPSSRDPSSLLLAATTATPKADGDLHHTDRQTCGSPDPSQDFSPVETKPVGVGRERVTGFHVEVVVTGAVDQCVFYGKDSTENVQEETVCFALPSGGGNGGNVGSSTDPLSDDPPPGQLFFLQPPRGPEEDPKVTGTASGSGICSLDCANNNSPTTGVAVSSGERATRPDSPNVGDDCSDPSFCRLYRHVSHDFLEIRFQIQRLLEPRQYMLLLPDHIMVNIFSYLPTRSLAALKCTCHNFKSLIETYSVRAVDSRWNQDPLYRDDPCKQCKRQYERGDVSLCRWHPKPYHHDLPYGRSYWMCCRRTDKDTPGCRVGLHDNNWVQQPADGSQPIRTKREDRRAEAR